Proteins from a genomic interval of Rubinisphaera italica:
- a CDS encoding DUF1501 domain-containing protein — MSLVRREILQLSATGLAVLGFQQTAPAFWGQIADNAAGQENILVVVQMTGGNDGLNTIIPYTQDEYYKQRPKLAVPKKDVLKINDEFGFNPALDGFSELLEAGLLGVVQGVGYAQPNRSHFESMDIWHTCQRKTGDRSDGWLGRAIDQLAEGESTETTGMHIGNRKQPLAVASRHHRVPSIRSIEQFRLQTQEKDSIQAMRSLAQSENSEADSLLNFVQTSTTTAIDVSQKLQQVSKSKNSNMKYPETELAGKLKTVSQLIASDIGARVYYVEIDGFDTHAFQAPAHTALLRELGDALNSFAQDLREKGMQERVLTMCFSEFGRRVAQNASDGTDHGTAAPMFLMGSDLETGLIGKHPSLTNLDNGDLKFHTDFRQVYATVLDNWLSCDSSHILDKQYESLPLFVASR, encoded by the coding sequence ATGTCTCTTGTTCGACGTGAAATTCTGCAGTTATCCGCAACTGGCTTAGCGGTTTTGGGATTCCAGCAAACCGCTCCAGCATTCTGGGGACAGATCGCAGACAATGCTGCCGGGCAGGAGAATATCCTGGTCGTTGTGCAGATGACTGGCGGGAACGATGGGCTCAATACAATCATCCCTTACACTCAAGATGAGTATTATAAGCAGCGTCCCAAACTGGCAGTCCCCAAAAAAGACGTATTGAAAATCAATGATGAATTCGGATTTAACCCGGCTCTGGACGGGTTCTCCGAATTGCTCGAAGCGGGTTTATTGGGTGTTGTGCAGGGTGTCGGTTATGCTCAGCCGAACCGGTCTCATTTTGAATCGATGGATATCTGGCATACGTGTCAGCGAAAAACGGGAGATCGTTCCGATGGCTGGCTCGGTCGAGCAATTGATCAACTGGCAGAGGGAGAATCGACCGAGACGACCGGCATGCACATTGGGAATCGTAAGCAACCGTTGGCCGTCGCCAGCCGGCATCACAGGGTTCCCTCGATTCGTTCGATCGAGCAATTTCGATTGCAAACTCAGGAAAAAGATTCCATCCAGGCGATGCGTTCGTTAGCTCAGTCTGAAAATTCAGAAGCCGATTCTCTACTCAACTTTGTACAAACAAGCACAACGACTGCAATTGATGTCAGCCAGAAACTTCAGCAGGTGAGTAAAAGTAAGAATTCAAATATGAAATATCCAGAGACGGAACTGGCTGGTAAATTAAAAACCGTCTCACAACTGATCGCTTCGGACATCGGTGCCCGAGTGTACTATGTCGAAATTGACGGGTTCGACACCCATGCATTCCAAGCTCCTGCTCACACTGCATTATTGCGAGAACTGGGCGATGCTCTCAACTCGTTTGCACAAGACCTGCGTGAAAAAGGGATGCAGGAGCGAGTGTTGACCATGTGCTTCAGCGAGTTTGGACGACGTGTCGCCCAGAATGCCAGTGACGGGACCGACCACGGCACCGCCGCTCCCATGTTTCTGATGGGAAGCGACCTCGAAACCGGACTCATCGGCAAACATCCCAGTTTGACGAACCTGGACAATGGCGACCTGAAGTTTCACACAGATTTCCGACAGGTCTACGCAACAGTTCTCGATAATTGGCTCAGCTGCGACAGCTCTCACATCCTGGACAAACAATACGAATCGTTACCTTTGTTTGTCGCTTCGCGATGA
- a CDS encoding DUF1800 domain-containing protein: MMKSGQTNIDPEWAWSAYQPEQPEDWTQRQVAHFYRRCGFAANPEMLQSGLQKSPLQLASEQISNRQESPQVEKVSASLARSVLATADAKNLPAWWTHRLLNTSVPLLEKMTLFWHGHFATGAEKVKDAQLMFDQNQILREHALGNFGSLVHAISQDPAMLIYLDSASNRKVHPNENFAREIMELFVLGEGNYSEKDIRELARCFTGWEIRRDQFYFNRFQHDFDEKIIFNDTGTFTGEQGVDLVLKQPAGAEFIVGKLMQFFIADEGLQHPELIQPLASQFRDSGLETGALLETMLSSNLFYSDYAMGRKIRSPVDFAIGLLNSFEGTTNLLELNRGLDELGQRLFYPPNVKGWEGGRNWINSSTLLARANLMQSLLVRDETRFGGGSLSQYCKTHGVTSLQEAVDWFVEILLAVPLSEPKHSELVQRCEHGSGSFENNLRRGLGLIVSLPEYQLA, translated from the coding sequence ATGATGAAATCTGGCCAGACAAATATTGATCCTGAATGGGCCTGGTCGGCTTATCAGCCAGAACAACCTGAGGATTGGACACAAAGGCAAGTCGCCCACTTTTATCGCCGCTGCGGTTTCGCTGCCAATCCAGAAATGTTGCAGAGTGGCCTGCAAAAGAGTCCCCTTCAATTGGCATCCGAGCAAATTTCGAATCGACAGGAATCGCCACAGGTTGAAAAGGTATCTGCGTCTCTAGCCCGTTCGGTTCTCGCGACAGCTGATGCCAAAAATTTACCAGCCTGGTGGACTCACCGATTGCTGAATACATCGGTTCCTCTCCTGGAGAAAATGACACTCTTCTGGCATGGACACTTCGCGACAGGAGCGGAAAAGGTCAAAGATGCTCAATTGATGTTCGATCAGAATCAGATTCTCCGAGAACATGCTCTCGGGAATTTTGGATCGCTCGTCCATGCAATCTCTCAAGACCCGGCCATGCTGATTTATCTGGATTCCGCCTCCAACCGAAAAGTTCATCCGAATGAGAATTTCGCTCGGGAGATTATGGAACTCTTTGTGCTTGGCGAAGGGAATTACTCTGAAAAAGATATCCGGGAACTGGCCCGCTGTTTCACAGGCTGGGAAATTCGTCGCGATCAGTTTTACTTCAATCGTTTCCAGCATGATTTCGATGAAAAGATCATATTCAATGACACAGGCACATTTACGGGAGAACAGGGAGTCGATCTGGTTCTTAAACAGCCAGCCGGGGCAGAATTTATCGTCGGCAAATTGATGCAGTTTTTCATTGCCGATGAAGGTTTGCAGCATCCGGAATTAATTCAACCACTGGCCAGTCAATTCCGCGACTCTGGTCTGGAGACCGGGGCGCTGCTGGAAACGATGCTGTCGAGTAATCTGTTTTATTCGGACTATGCGATGGGACGGAAAATTCGTTCTCCAGTCGATTTTGCAATTGGCTTACTCAATTCGTTTGAAGGAACAACGAATCTACTCGAGTTGAACAGAGGTCTTGATGAACTTGGCCAGAGACTTTTTTATCCTCCAAATGTGAAGGGTTGGGAAGGCGGTCGAAACTGGATCAATTCATCGACTCTGCTCGCGCGAGCCAATTTAATGCAATCCCTGCTGGTACGCGATGAAACTCGCTTCGGAGGTGGTTCCTTAAGTCAGTATTGCAAAACACACGGGGTGACATCGCTCCAGGAAGCGGTCGACTGGTTTGTAGAAATACTGCTGGCAGTACCCTTGAGTGAACCTAAACATTCTGAACTCGTTCAACGATGCGAACATGGTTCCGGTTCGTTTGAAAATAATTTAAGACGCGGGCTCGGGTTAATTGTATCACTTCCCGAGTATCAATTGGCTTAA
- a CDS encoding glycosyltransferase, translated as MFSAFEILLLLPFTALAVGQFYLILLVRKAFRKPSPPQLTDAEFPRLLMVLSLKGADPELKSCLKRLCTQDYPNYCLRLVIDSPEDPAWPIVREFLNENPDSDCDVINLGNRLSTCSGKISGMLRGTEDLEDFEIVAFVDGDAQIEPFCLRRLAEGLAEPEVGVVTGNRWYVPQSARLGTLCCYTWNMYAVPMMIAAKIPWGGCMAVRSEDLQPGPLRDHLKRSFGEDSAIASYMRDQGKQTRFLPDLLVLNHEDCGMQQLYNFVIRQYLTVRLHNPHWKIVVAYNLIVSLLFSIAMLGSMIPNLYQSSFLAGLTITTLSSLALAITIQNKVRDRVRKIAGRSIFWVTPARFLVFLISIPTTMMINLLTTVQSLFTSEHIWRGLKYRFGGDPPIQVIEPKESREHSVSLRV; from the coding sequence ATGTTTTCTGCTTTTGAAATCTTACTGTTACTCCCGTTTACGGCTCTGGCGGTTGGGCAGTTTTATCTGATCCTGCTAGTCCGCAAAGCTTTTCGAAAGCCTTCACCACCACAGCTTACAGATGCCGAATTTCCACGATTATTGATGGTTCTCTCTCTCAAAGGGGCCGATCCGGAGCTCAAATCGTGCCTGAAACGCCTCTGCACACAGGACTATCCCAACTATTGCTTACGACTCGTCATTGATTCACCAGAAGATCCAGCCTGGCCAATTGTGCGTGAGTTTCTGAATGAAAATCCCGATTCAGATTGCGATGTCATCAATCTGGGAAATCGGCTGTCAACCTGCAGTGGTAAGATTTCGGGAATGCTGCGAGGAACCGAGGACCTGGAGGATTTTGAGATCGTTGCTTTTGTCGATGGCGACGCTCAAATCGAGCCGTTCTGTTTGCGACGGCTCGCAGAAGGGTTAGCCGAACCTGAAGTCGGAGTGGTCACAGGCAACCGCTGGTATGTGCCTCAGTCTGCTCGGTTAGGAACGTTATGCTGCTACACATGGAATATGTATGCGGTGCCGATGATGATTGCCGCGAAAATTCCCTGGGGGGGATGCATGGCGGTTCGTTCTGAAGATTTGCAGCCGGGGCCTTTACGTGACCACTTGAAACGCTCTTTTGGAGAAGACAGTGCGATTGCCTCCTATATGCGTGACCAGGGAAAACAGACTCGTTTTTTACCGGACCTGCTCGTACTGAATCATGAGGATTGCGGCATGCAGCAACTTTACAATTTTGTCATTCGACAATACCTGACCGTTCGACTGCATAATCCCCATTGGAAAATTGTAGTGGCCTATAACCTGATTGTCAGCCTGCTGTTCAGCATCGCAATGCTGGGTTCAATGATTCCCAATCTCTATCAAAGTTCATTTTTGGCCGGCCTTACCATCACCACACTTTCGTCACTCGCACTGGCGATCACCATCCAGAACAAGGTTCGCGATCGTGTGCGAAAAATCGCAGGACGATCCATCTTCTGGGTCACCCCGGCTCGTTTCCTGGTCTTTCTCATCTCTATTCCCACGACCATGATGATCAATTTATTGACGACCGTTCAGTCATTATTCACAAGCGAGCATATCTGGCGCGGCCTGAAATATCGCTTCGGCGGCGATCCACCCATTCAAGTGATTGAGCCCAAAGAATCCCGAGAACATTCCGTTTCGCTACGAGTGTGA
- a CDS encoding ribonucleotide-diphosphate reductase subunit beta, with amino-acid sequence MSNLSIQEQQLLDTPTERFKANEKRLINCAKVDVNQLMPIKYNWAWEHYQNGCANHWMPTEVAMTKDIEIWKSGKLSEDERRVIMRNLGFFSTAESLVGNNLVLAIFKHVTNAECRQYLLRQAFEEAVHTHTFLYVVDSLGLNESEVFNMYHEVPSIARKDEFEMRLTAEVLDENFTTETFEGRKQFLRNLIGYYIIMEGIFFYTGFVMILSFHRRNLMTGIGEQFQYILRDETTHLNFGIDLINGIKSENPDVWTPEFQQEILDLVRESVELEIEYSTDCLPRGVLGLNGELFRDYVQHIADRRLERIGLPTQYGSSNPFPWMSETMDLAKEKNFFETRVTEYQTGGTLSWD; translated from the coding sequence ATGTCAAACCTCAGTATCCAAGAACAACAACTGCTCGACACTCCCACCGAACGCTTCAAAGCGAACGAAAAACGCCTCATCAATTGTGCGAAAGTGGACGTTAATCAGCTCATGCCGATTAAGTACAATTGGGCTTGGGAACACTATCAGAATGGATGTGCCAATCATTGGATGCCGACTGAAGTGGCGATGACTAAGGACATCGAAATCTGGAAGTCGGGCAAGCTTTCTGAAGATGAACGTCGTGTCATCATGCGGAACCTTGGCTTCTTCTCGACCGCTGAATCGCTGGTCGGAAACAATCTCGTGCTCGCGATCTTCAAGCATGTGACGAATGCGGAGTGTCGTCAATATTTGTTGCGGCAGGCGTTTGAAGAAGCGGTGCATACGCATACGTTTCTGTACGTTGTCGACTCTCTCGGCTTGAACGAGAGTGAAGTCTTCAACATGTACCATGAAGTTCCTTCGATTGCCCGTAAGGATGAATTCGAAATGCGGCTCACTGCCGAGGTGCTTGATGAGAACTTTACCACCGAAACGTTCGAAGGCCGAAAACAGTTCCTGCGAAACCTGATCGGCTACTACATCATCATGGAAGGTATTTTCTTCTACACCGGCTTCGTGATGATCCTTTCCTTCCATCGCCGTAACCTCATGACCGGAATCGGTGAGCAGTTCCAGTACATTCTGCGGGATGAAACGACGCACCTCAACTTCGGGATCGATTTGATCAACGGCATCAAATCCGAAAATCCGGACGTCTGGACTCCCGAGTTCCAGCAGGAAATTCTTGATCTGGTTCGTGAATCCGTCGAACTCGAAATCGAATACTCTACCGATTGCCTCCCCCGCGGCGTCCTCGGTCTCAACGGCGAACTCTTCCGCGATTACGTTCAGCACATCGCCGACCGACGCCTCGAAAGAATTGGCCTGCCCACCCAGTACGGTTCCAGCAACCCGTTCCCGTGGATGAGCGAAACCATGGACCTGGCCAAAGAAAAGAACTTTTTCGAAACCCGAGTCACCGAATACCAAACCGGAGGCACCCTCAGCTGGGACTAA
- a CDS encoding AlbA family DNA-binding domain-containing protein → MEEKLPAWASQENTNRVFDLIAQGENSKVEFKESIPQQADKITKETVAFANSGGGEVLLGINAQGFAVKPQNEITTQDRENVVDRIMGLVGNLNPMPKVKCHQCSVDNHFVLLITVSEQQTEPAYYFQNTIYIRDHSISRPANPEEVKTLFLKWSKTELMDEELLRAKRFDNEIDNLRLESLRNIINANNIARTSHAARVY, encoded by the coding sequence ATGGAAGAGAAACTACCCGCTTGGGCTTCCCAGGAAAATACGAACCGTGTCTTCGACCTGATTGCTCAAGGCGAAAATAGCAAGGTTGAATTCAAGGAGTCAATTCCTCAGCAAGCTGATAAAATAACAAAAGAGACAGTCGCCTTTGCCAACTCAGGTGGAGGAGAAGTATTACTTGGAATCAATGCACAGGGTTTCGCAGTAAAACCTCAGAATGAAATCACAACTCAAGACAGAGAAAATGTTGTTGATCGCATAATGGGTTTGGTTGGAAATTTAAATCCTATGCCTAAAGTCAAATGCCATCAGTGCTCAGTCGACAACCACTTTGTTTTACTTATCACTGTGTCTGAACAACAAACTGAACCAGCCTACTATTTTCAGAACACCATCTACATCCGCGACCACAGCATCTCACGCCCAGCCAATCCAGAAGAAGTAAAAACACTATTTCTAAAATGGAGCAAGACTGAATTAATGGATGAAGAACTACTTCGGGCAAAACGCTTTGACAATGAGATTGATAATCTGCGTCTGGAATCATTACGCAACATCATCAATGCGAATAATATTGCAAGAACATCCCATGCGGCTCGTGTTTACTAA
- a CDS encoding four helix bundle protein yields the protein MSGEMGYRDLLVWSKAMTLVEEVYKFSTQFPSSEQFGLTSQIRRAAVSVPSNIAEGYGRGGGDYRRHVNIARGSLMEVETQMELSVRLNFCDRETVKSAWHLSQEVGKMLTKLGHSLKKL from the coding sequence ATGTCTGGAGAAATGGGGTATCGCGATTTGCTGGTTTGGAGCAAAGCGATGACTTTGGTGGAAGAGGTCTACAAGTTTTCCACTCAGTTCCCATCTTCTGAACAGTTTGGACTTACTTCTCAAATTCGTCGGGCAGCTGTTTCGGTGCCTAGTAATATCGCTGAGGGATACGGACGTGGCGGTGGGGATTATCGCCGCCACGTAAATATCGCCCGCGGTTCCCTGATGGAAGTTGAAACACAAATGGAACTTTCGGTCCGATTGAACTTTTGCGACCGCGAGACGGTCAAATCAGCATGGCATCTTTCTCAAGAAGTCGGAAAGATGCTGACGAAATTGGGACATTCACTCAAAAAATTGTAA
- a CDS encoding ribonucleoside-diphosphate reductase subunit alpha: MVRPQTDWIVRKRDGRVSSFDMGRIGRAMENAYRAELNLADKQPLDTEVVDTIKTITQEVAEQIANSASSDKGVGVEEVQDAVEMLMMKHGLYRVARRYIVYRAEHAKLRALRGDEGFADEGSDRAQTYVTLDDGVRVPFDSNRIEQRLAQACEGLEDVCSINDLQEEVLKSIYDGITTREIYRAMILAARCRIERDPIYDTVAARLMLNVIYHDSLGSAPSAKKLPQVYRNQFEHYIIDGITAERLSPDLREFNLTELADALEPERDHLFQYLGLQTIYDRYLIHVDGRRIESPQFFWMRVSMGLALNEGELKEQRAIEFYNILSSMRFTSATPTLFNAATPHPQLSSCYLSTVDDDLEDIFRLISDNAKLSKWAGGLGNDWTNIRATNAHIHGTNGQSQGVIPFLKVVNDTAVAVNQGGKRKGAVCAYLESWHMDIEDFLDLRKNTGDDRRRTHDMHTANWIPDLFMKRVEANLEWTLFSPDEVPDLHDLTGKAFEDRYTYYEKLAAEGELRLSRKVSAMELWRKMLTRLFETGHPWITWKDPSNVRSPQDHCGVVHSSNLCTEILLNTSESETAVCNLGSINLKVHVRDGKFDLDMLQETVTIAMRMLDNVIDINFYPTDQAANANKRHRPVGLGVMGFQDALLAQGLSYSSDAAVEFADRSMEAISYHAILASSQLAKERGQYSTYEGSKWDRGLLPIDTLAVLEAERGQAIDVDRSASLDWTPVRESVAKYGMRNSNCMAIAPTATISTIIGVSQSIEPSYKHLYVKSNLSGEFTQVSTVLVNELKDRNLWDTDMLDALKYYDGILSEIARVPADIKERYKTAFEVEPHWLLECAARRQKWIDMGQSLNLYMQDPSGKKLHDMYFAAWKKGLKTTYYLRSLAATQVEKSTVDVNKFGIQPRWMKNKSASNDIRLDRPHAEEVAVEIPATMVGQVCDPNNPDCEACQ; this comes from the coding sequence ATGGTTCGCCCGCAAACAGATTGGATCGTTCGTAAACGAGATGGCCGAGTAAGTTCTTTCGATATGGGCCGCATTGGTCGGGCCATGGAGAACGCTTACCGAGCCGAGTTGAATTTGGCTGATAAGCAGCCTCTTGATACGGAAGTTGTCGATACAATCAAGACAATTACCCAGGAAGTCGCTGAGCAGATTGCCAATTCCGCCAGTTCCGACAAGGGAGTCGGCGTTGAAGAAGTGCAGGATGCCGTCGAAATGCTGATGATGAAGCACGGGCTTTATCGTGTTGCTCGACGTTATATCGTCTATCGTGCTGAGCATGCGAAGCTGCGGGCTTTGCGGGGTGATGAAGGTTTTGCCGACGAAGGATCCGACCGCGCACAAACTTATGTCACACTCGACGATGGCGTTCGTGTTCCTTTCGATTCCAATCGCATCGAACAACGGCTCGCTCAGGCTTGCGAAGGTCTGGAAGATGTCTGTTCGATCAACGATTTGCAGGAAGAAGTCCTCAAGTCGATTTACGATGGCATTACGACTCGTGAAATTTATCGGGCGATGATTCTGGCTGCTCGTTGTCGGATTGAACGCGATCCCATTTACGATACCGTCGCTGCCCGCCTGATGCTCAACGTCATTTATCACGACTCACTCGGCAGTGCCCCTTCGGCTAAGAAGTTGCCTCAGGTTTATCGCAATCAGTTCGAACACTATATTATCGATGGCATCACAGCCGAGCGACTCTCGCCAGACCTGCGGGAATTCAATCTGACCGAACTGGCAGATGCACTCGAACCTGAACGCGATCATCTCTTTCAATACCTCGGCTTGCAGACCATTTACGATCGATATTTGATTCATGTCGATGGTCGTCGTATCGAATCGCCTCAGTTCTTCTGGATGCGAGTTTCGATGGGACTGGCTCTTAATGAAGGGGAGCTGAAAGAGCAGCGGGCGATCGAGTTCTACAACATTCTTTCCTCGATGCGATTCACATCTGCAACTCCGACATTATTCAATGCCGCCACACCGCATCCGCAATTGAGTTCCTGCTACCTGTCAACCGTCGATGACGATCTCGAAGATATCTTCCGCCTCATCTCCGATAACGCCAAGTTGTCCAAATGGGCTGGCGGACTCGGAAACGACTGGACGAATATTCGTGCGACCAACGCACACATTCACGGCACCAACGGCCAGAGTCAGGGTGTGATTCCGTTCCTGAAAGTCGTCAACGACACAGCCGTCGCGGTAAATCAGGGTGGCAAACGCAAGGGAGCCGTCTGTGCGTATCTTGAATCGTGGCATATGGATATCGAAGATTTCCTCGATCTCCGCAAGAACACTGGAGACGATCGCCGCCGTACTCACGACATGCACACCGCTAACTGGATTCCCGATCTGTTCATGAAACGCGTGGAAGCCAATCTGGAATGGACGCTGTTCAGTCCCGACGAAGTTCCCGATCTCCACGACCTGACCGGCAAAGCCTTTGAAGATCGCTACACCTATTACGAGAAGTTGGCAGCCGAAGGTGAACTGCGATTGAGCCGAAAAGTCAGTGCCATGGAATTGTGGAGAAAAATGCTGACTCGCCTCTTCGAAACCGGACATCCCTGGATTACGTGGAAAGATCCGTCCAATGTCCGCTCGCCTCAGGATCATTGCGGAGTCGTTCACAGCAGTAACCTGTGTACCGAAATTCTGCTCAACACCTCCGAAAGTGAAACGGCTGTCTGTAACCTCGGCTCTATTAACCTCAAGGTTCACGTTCGCGACGGAAAATTCGACCTCGACATGTTGCAGGAAACGGTCACCATTGCGATGCGTATGCTCGACAATGTGATCGACATTAACTTCTATCCGACTGATCAAGCCGCCAATGCCAACAAACGGCATCGTCCGGTTGGTCTCGGCGTGATGGGCTTCCAGGATGCACTGCTGGCACAAGGCTTGAGCTATTCCAGTGATGCAGCAGTCGAATTTGCAGATCGCAGCATGGAAGCGATTTCCTATCATGCGATTCTGGCTTCTTCCCAACTGGCCAAAGAGCGCGGTCAGTATTCCACTTACGAAGGTTCGAAATGGGATCGTGGCTTATTGCCAATCGATACCCTGGCCGTCCTCGAAGCAGAGCGTGGTCAGGCGATTGATGTCGATCGCAGTGCCTCACTCGATTGGACACCCGTTCGGGAATCTGTCGCCAAGTACGGCATGCGAAACAGTAACTGCATGGCGATTGCCCCTACCGCAACGATCTCAACGATCATTGGCGTTTCACAATCCATCGAACCGAGTTACAAGCATCTGTATGTGAAGAGTAACCTCTCCGGGGAATTCACACAGGTGAGTACTGTTCTTGTTAACGAGCTTAAAGATCGTAATCTCTGGGACACTGACATGCTCGATGCCCTGAAGTATTACGACGGCATCCTCTCCGAAATTGCTCGCGTCCCAGCCGACATCAAAGAGCGATACAAAACCGCTTTCGAAGTCGAGCCTCACTGGCTGCTCGAATGTGCCGCCCGTCGTCAGAAATGGATCGACATGGGACAATCGCTCAACCTGTATATGCAGGACCCGAGCGGTAAGAAACTGCACGACATGTACTTCGCCGCATGGAAGAAGGGCCTGAAAACAACATACTACCTGCGTTCATTGGCTGCGACTCAGGTGGAGAAGTCGACTGTCGACGTCAACAAATTCGGCATCCAGCCCCGCTGGATGAAAAACAAATCCGCCTCCAACGACATCCGCCTCGACCGCCCCCACGCGGAAGAAGTAGCCGTGGAGATTCCCGCGACGATGGTTGGCCAGGTTTGTGATCCGAATAATCCGGACTGTGAAGCATGTCAGTAG
- a CDS encoding YkgJ family cysteine cluster protein: MSICQGCHAGCCRSFAIPINGADMMTLERETGKTFWDFGCRWEDPEGSIAADYAPHFFFQDEPQTPFVICLKHEQSRIFKKSTCCSFLKETPPDKDHPLGQSQCGIYHARPSACRVFPTKFDVENELPIIHPVPEYGREDHQPEFKLCPRQWTPADVDPINGTSDLVIARYEARFFKQIAKLWNQKVGPWSVFPDFIRNVYQNRVQPISEEAFADEEPYVLKMSAYDAQKRRCA; encoded by the coding sequence ATGAGTATTTGTCAGGGCTGTCATGCCGGTTGTTGTCGCTCATTTGCGATACCAATTAACGGTGCCGATATGATGACCCTGGAGCGGGAAACCGGGAAGACGTTCTGGGACTTTGGTTGCCGCTGGGAGGATCCCGAAGGTTCGATCGCAGCCGACTATGCTCCTCACTTCTTCTTCCAGGATGAACCTCAAACGCCTTTTGTGATTTGTCTGAAACACGAACAGAGTCGCATCTTTAAGAAATCGACCTGCTGCTCTTTCCTGAAGGAAACGCCACCCGATAAGGATCATCCCCTCGGGCAATCGCAATGTGGAATTTATCACGCACGTCCCTCCGCCTGTCGTGTGTTTCCAACGAAGTTCGATGTTGAAAATGAATTGCCTATCATTCATCCAGTCCCGGAGTATGGTCGAGAAGATCATCAACCGGAATTCAAACTCTGTCCACGGCAGTGGACCCCGGCTGATGTCGATCCCATAAACGGGACCAGCGATCTGGTCATCGCACGTTATGAAGCTCGCTTCTTTAAGCAAATCGCGAAGTTGTGGAATCAGAAAGTCGGCCCCTGGTCTGTCTTTCCCGATTTCATTCGCAATGTTTATCAGAATCGTGTACAGCCAATTTCAGAGGAAGCTTTTGCCGATGAAGAGCCATATGTGCTGAAGATGTCTGCTTATGATGCTCAAAAACGGCGATGTGCGTGA
- the epmA gene encoding EF-P lysine aminoacylase EpmA, with amino-acid sequence MNEDSLHLPAASLSTLKMRAKLLGEIRQYFESHEYFEVETPLLCRESVIDAHLDPFVVELSNGSSTSPVQAYLQTSPEFCMKRLLVAGAERIYQLCKAFRRDETGRLHNPEFTMLEWYAVGIDQIEQMDFIESLSRQVLRYSVLIEGLPARFVRVSYEQAFQKSLNISPLECTVEEMIQVAQRTIPDEIPVNHKGENEGKDFWCDLLLTACVEDWLKKQRAVFVYDYPVSQAALARVSPTDPRVAERFELFLDGIEISNGYRELLDAEELERRNIIQNQLRIDQGLQPLPETRHLLSAMRQGLPDCTGVALGVDRLLMLALDCKSIDQVQAFPFSRV; translated from the coding sequence ATGAACGAGGATTCTCTGCATCTCCCTGCGGCTTCCCTTTCTACGTTAAAGATGCGTGCAAAACTGCTTGGAGAGATTCGACAGTACTTCGAATCTCATGAATACTTCGAAGTGGAAACACCACTGCTCTGTCGCGAGTCAGTGATCGATGCACATCTCGATCCGTTTGTTGTGGAACTTTCGAATGGATCATCGACGTCACCAGTGCAAGCCTATTTGCAAACCTCGCCCGAGTTCTGCATGAAACGTCTACTTGTCGCAGGAGCGGAACGCATTTATCAACTATGCAAAGCGTTTCGTCGTGATGAAACCGGACGATTGCACAACCCGGAATTCACCATGCTCGAATGGTATGCCGTCGGAATTGATCAAATTGAACAGATGGACTTTATTGAATCACTTAGTAGACAGGTCCTGCGATATTCCGTGTTGATTGAGGGTTTGCCAGCCAGATTTGTGCGCGTCAGTTATGAGCAGGCTTTTCAAAAATCGCTAAATATCTCGCCTCTGGAATGCACGGTAGAAGAAATGATCCAGGTTGCTCAACGTACGATTCCAGATGAAATTCCCGTGAATCACAAGGGTGAAAATGAAGGCAAAGACTTCTGGTGTGATCTGCTCCTGACTGCTTGTGTCGAAGACTGGTTAAAAAAACAGCGAGCTGTTTTTGTTTACGATTATCCGGTTTCACAGGCAGCTCTGGCAAGAGTTTCGCCGACTGATCCTCGCGTCGCTGAGCGGTTCGAGTTGTTTCTCGATGGAATCGAAATTAGCAATGGATATCGGGAACTGCTCGATGCTGAAGAACTCGAACGGCGAAATATCATTCAGAATCAGTTACGAATCGATCAGGGATTACAACCACTTCCCGAGACACGCCACTTACTCTCAGCCATGCGACAAGGCTTGCCCGATTGCACGGGGGTTGCATTAGGCGTCGATCGTTTACTGATGTTAGCCTTAGATTGTAAATCGATTGATCAGGTGCAGGCCTTTCCGTTTTCGCGTGTGTGA